From Faecalicatena sp. Marseille-Q4148:
TGATTGCAGCTGTACTTGTCCGGCCTTTTGGAAGGATTTCCAGGGCAATTGAAGGAGTAACGGAAGGCTATGATGAATCATGTAATCTGCATGAAAATGCCTACACAGAGACAGAGTTGATCTCGGATGCATTTAATAAAATGATCGGACGACAGAAGGTGGTAGATGATTCCAGACAGGAATTTGTCTCCAATGTCTCCCATGAGCTGAAAACACCTCTGACCTCTATGAAAGTGCTTGCAGATTCACTCCTGGCACAGGAGGATGTTCCGGTAGAATACTACAAGGAATTTATGGGAGATATCGCAGAGGAAATTGAGCGGGAGAATAAGATTATCAATGATCTTCTTTCCCTTGTAAAAATGGATAAAACTGCTTCCGGTTTGAATATTAAGCCGGAAAATATCAATGAATTGCTGGAACGGATTTTGAAACGTCTTCGTCCAATTGCGGCAACAAGAAATATTGAGGTAGTTTTTGAGAGTTTTCGTCCGGTAACGGCAGAGGTAGATGAGGTAAAGCTGTCGCTTGCTTTTTCCAATCTGGTAGAAAATGCAATCAAATACAACATAGATGAAGGATTTGTACATGTATCGCTGAATGCGGATCACAAATATTTTTATGTAAAAGTAGTTGATAGCGGTATCGGAATTCCGGAGGAGGCGCAGGATCATATCTTTGAGAGATTCTACCGGGTAGATAAGTCTCATTCCCGGAAGATTGGCGGAACAGGGCTTGGTCTTGCAATTACGCGCAATGCCATTGTGATGCACCGCGGAGCTATTAAGGTGTACAGTAAGCCTGGCGAGGGAACTACGTTTACGGTTCGGATTCCGCTGATGTACATTACGCAGAAATCATAAAAGGAGAGAGACATTTGAGAAAATATTATCGGTTTGCTGCCGTGTGTCTTGGGATTCTGCTTGCAATTGGAGCAGTCGGATGTAAAAAAGAGGAGAAGCAGAGAACAGGAGACCGCAGCATCTTTTATGTGAACATGGACCAGACCGGGATTGTAAGCGTTCCCTATGAAGCAAAAAAAGCAACTGCCGGACAGGAAGTGGAAACAATTCTGAAGAAAATGAAGGAAAACCCGGATTCTCTTGAATATCAGGCTGCAATTCCGGAAATGATTACGGTTCAGGGAATTACCGGGATTACGAATGAGCAGAAGATTCTGGGACTTGATTTTAACAGCGAATATATGCAAATGGATCCGGTGACAGAAGTCTTAATGCGGGAAGCCATTGTTCGGACAATGGTGCAGATTGAAGGGATTGACTCTGTTGTGTTTACGGTAGATCAGGTTCCGCTAAAAGATAAATACGGTAAAGAGATTGGCGAGATGCGTTCGTCAGACTTTCTGAAGGATACGGGCTCAGCTCTGCATTCTTATAAAGCAACAACATTAAATTTATATTTTGGAAATGAAAATGGAGATCAGCTTGTGGAGCAGCGGGTAAGGATTCCATATAACAGCAATACTTCTCTTGAAAAAGTAGTGTTGGAACAGTTGGTGGAAGGACCGTCGAACAGTAAAATGACAGGAACGCTGCCGAAGGAACTGAAGATTTTAAGTGTGGCGGTACGAGACGGCGTTTGTTATGTGAATCTGGACGAGACGTTTCTAAGCGGGACCTATCAGGTCCAGCCTAAGGTAGCAATCATGTCGATTGTAAATTCCATTATAGATTCCGGCAGTGTATCTCAAGTACAGATTTCGGTCAACGGTTCCGGAGATCAGGTGTTTCAGGGATCGATTCCGCTTGATCGGCCATTTTCTATGGATCTGGATATTGTAGAAGGATCGAAATAGAAAGAGGTTTTATGCGAGGAAGACCATTATGTATGGTATGCCTTATCTTTTTATGTGTCACGGGGATATTAGTAAAAGCAGGAGTGATATCAGGAATCCCGGAGGATTCCTGGATCGCTCTAAGAAAACTAGCCTCCTTTGAGACGTGTACGGTAACAGGAATGGCATACCGTGTCGAACAAAAAGAAACAAATCAAATCATTTATCTAAAACAAGTTCAGCTGCAGGCTGATCCGGAAAGGAAGGATCAATTCAAGATTCCGGTCAAAGCCTGTATCATATATGACAAATCATTTACAAAAATTCCAATTGGAGCAAAAATTAAAGGAAAAGGAAAAATAAAGTTATTTGAAAGTGCGCGCAATCCAGGCAATTTTGCGCAGGACTTTTATTATGAAAAACAGGGGATTCTTTGTTCTGTTTTTGCAGAAAAGAAGATAGAGATAAAAGCAAAGCCTGCACCATACGGGAAACTTTTAACATGGCTGGCTGGTGTAAGGAGCAGGTGGAATCAGCAGTTAATCGAGAAAGCAGGAAAAGAGGCAGGAGGAATTCTTGCTGCGATACTTACAGGAGAAAAAACAAATCTGGATCCAAACATCAAAGAACTCTATCAGAAAAATGGAATAGGACATATTTTGGCGATATCGGGCCTTCATGTTTCCTTCATCGGACTTGGAATGTATCAGATTTTGCGAAAGGCTGGATGTCCTTTTTCCCTGGCCGGTGCAATGAGTATGGCAATTCTTGTGCTCTATATGCTGATGGTGGGCAGTTCAGTGTCTGTAATTAGGGCAGTGCTGATGCTTTCTATTCGAATTGGTGCAGATATTGTCGGACGCTCTTATGATCTTGTTACTGCGCTTTTTGCGGCGGCAGCCGTTACAGTCATCTGGAGACCTCTTTACTTAAAGGATGCCTCTTTTCTGATGTCGTATGGAGCAATTCTTGGGATTTTAGTAATGACACCGGTAGTTAGACGTATTTACCGGGGAAACAGGAAGAGTGTTAATGCATTTATGGGAGGTCTCGGGCTGCAGTTATTTCTTTTGCCGGTGATGTTATATTTTTATTATGAATTTCCACCATATTCGGTAATATTAAATCTAATTGTAATCCCACTCTTGACGATACTTATGGGAGGAGCCATTGGAGGAAGTATTTTGAAACTTGCAGGAGAGATATTTGCCTCCATAGTTCCATTTGCCTTTCTGTGTGAGTGGCTCAGCAGTATTAGCCTGTCTGTCTGTCGGATGATTCTGCAATGTTATCAGCTGCTTGGCGAGTGGTGCATGGAACTTCCTGGGGCGCGAATGATCTGCGGGAAACCGGGGATGTGGCAAATCATAGGTTATTACAGTATTTTATTTCTGCTTTCGTTTGTATCCGGGAAGATAGAACGGCGTGAACGTAAGAAGAATCAAACAATCCGGCAGACAGCAGGAATGGCGGTAATACTTGCGGCAGCAGTGATTCTTTGCATAACGAATTTCAGAAAGTTTGATTGGAATTTGGAAGTTACACTTCTGGATGTGGGGCAGGGAGACTGCATTTATATACGGACGCCTTCAGGCAAACATTTGTTAGTAGATGGTGGGAGTACGGATCTAAAACAAGTAGGAAAATATCGGATAGAACCGTTTTTGTTGTCCAGGGGAGTAAGAGCATTGGATTATGTGATGATTACACATGGGGATAGTGATCATTATAGTGGAGTGGAAGAAATGATGGAAAGACAAATGAAAGGTGTTAAGATAGAACGGTTCATGCTTCCGGCTGTCTGGAGGGAAAATGAGGCTCTTAGTCATTTGGCGGCGAAAGCGCTCAAGAAACATATACCGGTAGGCGAATTTCATCCGGGGAGAGGGATTGCAGATGGCAGATGCAGACTTTTGTGTCTGCAGCCGGGAATGGAACAGAGTCAGTGGGAGACAAATGAAGCATCGCTTGTCATGCATCTGAGCTATGGGACGTTTTCCATGCTGTTGACAGGAGATGTGGAAGGAAAAGGCGAAGAATTACTCTGTCAATCAGGAAAGCTTTCGGAAATAACTGTTCTGAAAACCGCTCATCACGGATCAGAGCATTCCACACCGGAACAGTTTCTCGAACAGACAAAGCCCAAATTGGCTCTTATTTCTGCCGGAATTGAAAATGTTTACGGCCACCCGCATCCAAAGCTGTTGAAACGTCTAAAATCATTTGGGATTCCGGTCTATAATACAGCGAAATCGGGCGCATTAACTGTGAAAACAGATGGAAGAAAAACTACGATAGAAGTATTTGTCCCAAATTAATCTGTAATCAGATGATTGTGGATGATACTTCGGATGCTCATGTTCAAATAAGGACGCAGCTTCTCAAAAGGGATCGGATCATTATGTAAGATGGTACTGTAGCTGACAGAGCTTGCCAATTCAATGATCATAAAAAGCATGATATCAGGATCTTTTAAATGAATATCAGGATTGCTGTGTATAAGAGCATCATACAGTGAGAGACAGTCAACTTCCGGCTGTGGAAGCTGGGCAAAAAGCAGCGCTTTATGAAAAATTCCCCAACTGAGATTTTTGGAAATAAAATTTAAAAGTTCCGGATGCTTTCCGAGTTCTTCTAATGTATAATTAACGAGAAAGATAATCTGATCTTCAAATTCCGGAAGATCTTCTTTCATCAGAGCCTCACAGGCAGAACGAAAAAGGACGCCGGCATGATGGGCGATCAGGCAGTCTCGTACTTGATATTTATCCTGAAAATATAAATAGAAAGTTCCCTTTGCTACACCGGCATTGTGAGTGATATCAGAAACGGTTGTCTTTTCAATCCCTTGTTTGAGAAAAAGCTGGTATGCGCTTTTTAAGAGACGCGACGCCTTTTCCTGCTTATTCATTTCAATTTTTCCCATGATGATTTCCTCCTTATCGTGTTCTATTATAAGATCGGAAAGAACGATAGTCAATAGAAAATGACTAAAAGTCAGTTCTTTTCCTGCTTTTTTGCTTGACAAACGGGAGTAAGTTTCATAGAATGAAAAAAGAGTATGCACAAAAAGGAAAATGTGCGAAAAGGCAGGTGTGAAGATGATTATTCGATAGTATGACAAATGAAGGAAACAGAAGAGCGTTATATGACTGCATAAGAATGCAGTTTGTTTCTGTTGCCGGAATCCATACTATCTGAATGTCATTTACGCATTGTTATTTTCGTATTTTCCTGAGAGGAAGTGCAAAAGAGGCAGGTTTGTGAAAGCACCTGTCTGTATAACAGAAGATGCGTGTCAGATCAGAAGAGTCTGTTTCCGGAGCGGAGCAGACTCTTTCTTTTGCTGTTAAGAAAGGAGCAAGTAGAATGTTGCAGATAAAAGGACTGACCGTGACGCATAAGAAAGATTTAAAAGTAATCATAAAAGATTTTTCCTTTGTGTTAAATGAAGGAGAGAAAGCGGTATTGATTGGCGAGGAAGGAAATGGAAAATCTACAATTCTGAAGCTGATCTGCCGGGAAGAAGAAACAGATTATGTTAGTTATGAAGGTGAAATTAACAGAGGAGGAATGAAGCTTGGGTATCTCCCGCAGGAACTTTCAGCAGAAGATGCAGAGAAAACCGTGTACGACTATTTAGCAGAAGAGGGGCAGTTATTTTTACTGACGCCAAAAGAGTTGTCTCGGCTTTCAGGAAGACTTGGGGTGTCCGGGGAACTTTTTTACTCAGATCAGAAGATGGGAACGCTGTCCGGAGGGGAAAAGGTAAAAATACAGCTTGCGAGACTTTTGATGGAACAGCCGGATGTGTTTTTTCTCGATGAGCCTTCAAATGATTTGGATCTGGATGCAATTGCATGGCTGGAACAATTTATTCAGGAGCTTAAGTGTCCGGTGATGTATATTTCTCATGATGAAATGCTGATTGAGCATACGGCAAATGTAATTATTCATTTCGAGCAACTGCGAAAGAAGACAGTGCCGGTGTATACGGTAGCTCGCATGTCTTACCGGAAGTACTGTCTGGACAGAGAGCAGAGATTTGCACATCAAATGCAGATAGCCAGAAAAGAACGGTGCGATCATCAAAAACAAATGGAGCGATATCAGCAGATTTATAATAAGGTGGAACATCAGCAGAATGCAATCAGCCGTCAGAATCCATCCGGAGGACGTTTGCTGAAGAAGAAAATGCATTCCATAAAGTCAATGGGAAGGCGATTTGAGCGGGAGAAAGAGCAGATGACAGAAATACCGGAGAAGGAGGAAGCAATTGAAATTGCTTTTGATAGAAAGATTTCTATTCCAAATGGAAAGACGGTGATTGATTTTGTACTTCCGCATCTTCAAGTGGGAGAAAGAATACTTGCAAATGACGTGAAGCTTCGGATAGATGGAAGTGAGAAAGTGGTAATCGTAGGCAGGAATGGAGTCGGAAAATCAACACTTCTTAAAAGGATTTGGGAACATCTGCAAAAGCGAACCGATTTGAAGGTTTCTTATATGCCGCAAAAATATGAGGAACTTCTGGAAGATGGAAAGACGCCGGTGGAATTTCTGTCCCGAAGCGGTGATAAAGAAGAACAGACAAGAATACGTTCATGGCTTGGCAGCATGAAATATACCCGGGAAGAGATGGAACATCAGACATCAGAACTTTCCGGAGGTCAGAAAGCAAAACTACTGTTTATGAAAATGAATCTTGACGGCAGTGAGGTGCTGATTCTGGATGAACCGACACGCAATATTTCACCGCTGTCAGGACCGGTGGTCCGCAATGCGTTGAAAACATTTGGAGGAGCAATTATCAGCATTTCTCATGATCGGAAATATATTCGTGAGGTGTGTGACACAGTATATGAGCTTACGGAAGAAGGACTTTCAAAAACATGCTTGTAAGAAGGGCGGATTCTGGTGTAAGATAGACCATCTTTGACAGTTAAAAAATGAAAGAGCGGCTACAAACCCAGTAAATATGAGTTATGTAGCCGTTTTGTTTGTAATGGTATCCTTCGCGTAGCTCTTTCAGTCATCGTAATAATGTCTGCTGACTAATTCATGAGTTTGGAGTGCAGTCTTGCAGTCCTAAGTTTTGTGATCATGATAATACGGGACTGCATTCAGCTTAAATTGTTTTTCATAGTGCTTCGCCATAATGAGAGCTTCCTTCAGTGCGGCACCTATATTGTACCATAAGTTTTTTATAAGGAATTTTCGTTTTGACTGTACTATTTATATTCTAAGATAACTTCTTTTTTGATTATTGTAAATGTTTCTTTTTCAGATTTTTTTAGCCGATCCGTTAGGTTTTGCTCATTCTCTGCAAACTGTTCTAAAAGAACGATATATTTTTCAAGTTTTTTATAAATAAGATAGATATATCAAATAAATACATCTATTTTATTATTATAATCAATTTGTTGAAATAAAAAGATTATGATAATATGTCAGTTGTTAGTATTTCATAAAAAATAGGAGGATTCTAAAGTGAAAAAGAGAATTGTAGTATCGCTATTAAGTATTGCGATGATTGCCGCATTAACAGTAGGGTGTGGAGGTACGGCAAAAGAGGGAGAAGTTTTAAAAAAAGAAAAAGTTGTAAAACAAGAAACGAAGCAGGAAGAAACAAAAGGTATTAGTGATACGATTGTTGTAGGAGTAGCAGATAACGTGCCAGGAGTATTTAATCCTGTAATTGCATCTAAATCTACAGATCAAGATATTGCTGGTATGTTGTATGCATCTTTATTGGAGATGAATGATAAGGGAGAATTTCAACCGTATTTAGCGGAATCTTATGAAGTTAGTGACTTAAAGATGTCATTTAAATTGAGAGAAAATGCTAAATGGCATGATGGAACACCTATAACAGCAGAAGATGTTGCATTTACACTTGATTGTATTATGAATCCAGATTTTACAGGTACATGTTACAGCAATTATGCAACTATTACAGGAGCAGAAGCACGTCATAATGGGACTGCAGATCATGTGGAAGGTGTTAAAGTTATTGATGACTATAATATCGAAATTAATTTTGATAAAACTTATGCACCTTTATTTTCTGATTTTGTAACACGTGGTATTATTCCAAAACATATTTGGGAAAAAGTTCCAGTTGGAGAATTTGATGCTGCTGTTGATTTAATGAAACAATCTGTTGGATCAGGTCCGTATAAAATGGAAGAGTATGTGGAAGGACAGCATGTTAATTTAGTTGCAAATGAAGATTTCTTTCTTGGGGAGCCTAAAACTAAGCATTTAGTTATGAAAATACTTTCTGTAGAAAGTATTATTGCAGAGTATAAAAATGGAACAATTGATATTGCTGGTGTAAAAGATGTTAAAACAGATGAACTAGAAACCATCAAAAGTGAGTTTGGAATGGAGGTTAAAAGTTTTCCATCACATGGTTACCAGTACATTGGAATTAACATGAGAAAAGATGTTTTCAAAGATAAAGCACTTAGAGAAGCTTTAATTTATGCTTTAGATAGAGATCAAATTGTAGACAAAATCTTAGAAGGAAGAGCTACTACTTTGGAAGCGCCATTTTTACCATCTGGATGGGCTAAAGCGGATGAAAACATAACTGTAAATCGTAAATATGATTTAGAAAAAGCAAAATCACTCTTAAAGGATGCTGGATATAAAGATAGTGATGAAAATGGTATTCTTGAAAATAAAGACGGGATAGAATTATCCTTTACATATAAAGTACCGTCTAATCAGCCAATTTCACAGGAAGTTGCTTTAATTGTACAACAAGCATGGAAAGAAATTGGTGTACATATTGATATTAAATCTATGGAATTTATGACTGTTTGGGAAGAATCTGTAAAAAATCATGACTTTGATTTTTATACTATGGGATGCCAATTTGGAGAAGATCCAGATATTGAAATGTGGTGGCATTCTTCAGCTTCTACTGATGAGGTTGGTGTGTATAGTTTCAATTTTGATGCATTTAAGAATCCAGAGGCAGATGAATTAATTATTAAAGCAAATGAGACAAATGATCAAGATACACGTAAAGAGTATTATAACAAGGTAGCTTCTATCATTAGCGAAGAAGCACCTATGATTTTCTTATATGTGCAAGATAATATGTATGCATATCCAAAAGGTACTGAAGGATTTTCCCCATATACATTTAACATTTTCTATAACGTGTATAATTGGACTATTCCAGAAAAATAAATTTTCCAGTAAATTCCCATATATTATATATGGGAATTTACTTTACGCTTTAATTAAGGAGAAAATAAGTGTTATATTTTTTAAAAAGAATGGGTACTTCGATAATTATTCTTTTAATTGTTTCTGTTATCATATTTACTCTTATTCAATTACAACCAGGTAATCCATTTGATGGAATGATTTCTGCAAATACAGATCCAGAATATATAGAAAGAAGAATGGAAGAGTTGGGGTATAATGATCCGATTCCAGAACAATATATTAAATGGATAAAAAGAGTATTTGTTGGAGATTTAGGATATTCATTACAGTATAAAGTTAGCGTTACAGATTTGATTCAAAGTAGAATGAAAAACTCTTTGATTTTATCGGGAACTGCATTTATTTTAAGTACCGTTTTATCTTGTATAGTAGGCGTATATTCAGCATACAAAAAAAATACGTTATTTGATTATATAATTATGGGAGTATCATTTGTTTTATTTTCAATTCCCTCTTTTTTTGTACAACTTTTGCTGATAAAAATTTTTAGTTATGATTTAGGTTTACTACCACCAAGTGGAATTATTACCGCAGGAAGTCATTATAGTGGTTGGATGCAGTGTATTGATATAATGAAGCATATGATATTACCAGTAGGTGCTTTAACAATAATACAATCAGCTGCAATGATGCGTTATGTTAGAGCATATATGAATGATATTTTTCACCAAGACTTTATGTATGTTGCTAAATCTAAAGGTTTAGGAAAAACAAGAATTATTTGGATTCATGGATTCAGAAATATATTAGTTTCCGTGATAACATTATTTGCAATGCAGTTTCCAACATTAATTTCAGGAGGAGTTCTTACAGAAACTATATTTAGTTGGCCTGGAATTGGAAGACTTAGCTATGAAGCTATTTTAGCAAAAGACTATCCTGTTGTGATGGGAGTTACAATGTTCATAGCAATTATGGTAGTAGGAATGAATTTATTTGCAGATATTTTGGGAGCAATTTTTAATCCACACATAAAACTTAAGAATTATAGAGGATGATTATTATGAAAAAGAATACGATGATAGATAAGGAGTTCTTTTATAAATACCGAAGTGTTTATAAATTTTTACATAATAAAATGGCTATGTTTTGTATATTCATTTTACTACTGCTAATTATAATATCTATTTGCGCTCCTATTCTTGCACCATATGAGTTTGACGCAACAGATTTATTTTGTATGAGGGAAAAGCCGTCAAAAGCACATCTTCTAGGAACTGATAATGTTGGAAGAGATATTCTAACACGTTTGTTATATGGTGGTAGAGCATCGTTGTTGGTAGGAATTTGTGCTATGACTATTCAGTTGATTCTAGGAACGTTATTAGGAACACTATCTGGTTATTATGGAGGGATTATTGATTCTATTTTATCACATATTGCAGATGCTATCATGTGTCTTCCGTTTTTTGTAATTGCATTGTCTATTATTGCAGTGCTGGAACCAGGAACCTCTAAACTTGTTGTCATGATAGGATGTTTGATGTGGCCTAATTTGTTTCGGATTGTTCGAACAGAAGTGAAATCTATGAAAGATAATGATTATATAATGGCTGCTCAAGCAATGGGAATGTCATCTAGTGAAATCATACGAAAACATATTTTAAATAATATAATATCACCTATATTGGTATCAGCAACTTTAGCAGTTGCACATGGAATAATTTTGGAATCAGCTTTAAGTTTTTTAGGAATGGGTGTACAGCCTCCTATATCGAGTTGGGGAAATATGCTTGCAGAAGCACGTAATATTTCTACGCTATCTAAAAATTGGTGGATGTGGATTCCAGCAGGTTTCATGGTAACCATTACGGTGTTATCTATTAATTCAATAGGTGAAGGGTTAAGGGATGCATTGGATCCAAAGGAGTGTGGATAAAGTGGATGTATTAAGAATTGAAAATTTGTCAGTATCCTTTCAGAGTATTTATGGACAGATTTTTGCAGTTAATGATTTATCTTTTAAAGTAAGATGTGGAGAATGTGTTTGCATTGTAGGAGAATCTGGAAGTGGAAAAAGCGTTACTGCTAAAGCAATTATGAAAATTTTAGACAGAAATGCTAAAATTGATTCAGGAAATATTTTTTATGATTCTATGAATCTTACTAAAATGAAAGATAAAGAAATGAGAAGAATAAGAGGAAAAAAAATAGCATTAGTGCATCAGACTCCCAGAAACGCATTAAATCCTTCTTATACAATTTATAAACAAATGCAAGAATTATATAGATTGCATGGTGATTCACGAAAAGATTATAGATCAGAAATTATTTCTATGCTAAAAAAGGTAAGAATACCTTTACCAGAAAAGGTTATTGAAAAATATCCTTTTGAATTATCAGGTGGAATGTTGCAAAGAATTGTTTTAGCCATGGCATGTTCACAGAAACCAGACCTTATTATTGCAGATGAACCTACTTCTGCATTAGATGTGAGTACACAAGCTCAAATATTACTTCTATTAAAAGAATTAGCAAAAGAATTTAATTGTGCTATTTTGTTAATCACACATGATATGGGAGTAGTTGCTGAAATGGCAGATAGAATCTTAGTAATGTATTGCGGGCGAAAAATGGAAGAAAGAAATGTGGATGAATTCTTCAAGGATCCATTACACCCGTATACTCAAGGACTCTTAAATGCAAGACCTCAGAATTTTAATGGACGTTTTAATGTGATTCAAGGAAATATACCTGAAAATTTTATGAAATATGAAGGATGTGAATTTTATGAAAGATGTCCAAACGCAACAGAATATTGTAGAATATCAAAACCAACAGAAAAAAAATTAAAAAACAATGGATATGTAAGATGCTTTTATGCGAAAGAAAGTGAAGGTTATGCAGAAAGTTAATCAAATTATCGAAGTTAGAAATTTAAAAAAATATTTTAAAACAAATAAAAATTCTTATTTAAAAAGTGTAGATGATGTTTCTTTTTCGATATCAAAAGGAGAAATATTGGGATTGATAGGAGAGTCTGGATGCGGAAAATCAACTACAGGAAAAACTTTATTAAAATTATATGCGCCAACTGGTGGAAGTGTGAAATATAAAGATAAAATATTATATGATGTTGAACAGAATATATGGATGCCCAAAAAAGAATTAGCAACATTAAGAAAAGATATCCAAATTATTTTTCAAGATCCTTATTTATCTTTGGATCCTAAACAATGTATCCAAAAAGCATTATCAGAAGGTGCTATAAAACATGAAGTGGTAGATAAAAAGGAAGTGAAAGAATACTGTGAGGAAATGTTACAAATTTGTGGAATTAATCCTAATTTAATTACCAGATTCCCTCATGAATTTTCTGGAGGACAGCGTCAACGAATAGGAATTGCAAGAGCACTAGCAGTAAAACCAGAGTTCATTGTATGTGACGAAGTAACCGCTTCTTTAGATGTTTCAGTACAATCACAGATTTTAAATTTATTATTAGATTTGAGGGATAAATTAAATCTAACATATTTGTTTATTTCTCATAATATTAGTGTTGTTCAAAATATGTGTGATCGAATTGCAGTAATGTATTTAGGACAAATAGTCGAAATTGCAAATGCTAAAGAGGTATGCAAAACTCCAATGCATCCATATTCGAAGTTTTTAATTTCATCTGTACCAAAGATAAATCCTTGGGATAAGAAAAAAGATATAGATTTAATGTCAACACTTCCAGTATCCGGAGAAATTCCATTAGGGTGTAGATTTCACACAAGATGTAAATATGCAACGGAAAAATGCAAAAAACTACAGCCTAGAATGATAGAAATTAGCAAAGATCATTATGTTAGTTGCCATTTATATGAAAATAACAAGAAAGATGAGGATTAAGAAAATGGAAAATTCAAATGTAAATAAAATAATGAAGGCACTCTGTTTAAAACATCATGTTATGGGTGTAAGATTTTTATATTATAAACATAATTATGATCGGTTAGATATACCAGAGTATGGAAAAAAAACATCCTTTTGTGTTATGGCAAGGTATGCAATGGATGGAAATCATTTCAAGGCAGATCATACAAATGTAATTTGTAGAAGTGCAATTGAATCGTTAGGATTTGAAGATCCAATGCCATGTATGGATTCGGGTGAAAGATATTATTCGTTAAAATTATATGAAACGCGTGCAATAGCTAAAGCAACAGCAGAGGCTATCCCAAGAATTAAACATAGAATTTATGGATTAGAGTTAGGACCATTAGAAGAAATGGAAGATGCGGATGTTGCAGTATTCATGGTTAATGCATATCAATTAATGCGAGTTGTGCAGGGATATGGATACAAATATGGTGTGATAAAAAATCATCAGATGGTTGGTTTACAAGGAATGTGTACAGATTGTGTGGCATGTCCATATGATAGAAATGATTTAAATTATTCCGCGCTTTGCTGTGGTACGAGAAAAATGAGCCGTTGGGGCGATGATGAAATGGGTGTAGGTATTCCGATTAATAAACTTGGTCCATTAGTAGAAGGAATTATTCAAACTATGAACTATATTGATTATCCAGAATATAAAGAAGAAATTAGAAAAAAATTAGATACACCAGATGAATTAGGTGTGATTGTTGATGATAATCTCCATTATGGAAAATTAGGAAAGGAATATTTAAGACCGCATATTTACGAACAGTTAAAAAATGGTGAATTAGAATAATTTTATAGATTATTGCAAGGAGTTTAGTTATGTTTAGAGAAAATGCTAATAAATTACAAAAAGCATTATGTTTGGAAAGAAAAGTTATGGGAGTAA
This genomic window contains:
- a CDS encoding ABC-F family ATP-binding cassette domain-containing protein, giving the protein MLQIKGLTVTHKKDLKVIIKDFSFVLNEGEKAVLIGEEGNGKSTILKLICREEETDYVSYEGEINRGGMKLGYLPQELSAEDAEKTVYDYLAEEGQLFLLTPKELSRLSGRLGVSGELFYSDQKMGTLSGGEKVKIQLARLLMEQPDVFFLDEPSNDLDLDAIAWLEQFIQELKCPVMYISHDEMLIEHTANVIIHFEQLRKKTVPVYTVARMSYRKYCLDREQRFAHQMQIARKERCDHQKQMERYQQIYNKVEHQQNAISRQNPSGGRLLKKKMHSIKSMGRRFEREKEQMTEIPEKEEAIEIAFDRKISIPNGKTVIDFVLPHLQVGERILANDVKLRIDGSEKVVIVGRNGVGKSTLLKRIWEHLQKRTDLKVSYMPQKYEELLEDGKTPVEFLSRSGDKEEQTRIRSWLGSMKYTREEMEHQTSELSGGQKAKLLFMKMNLDGSEVLILDEPTRNISPLSGPVVRNALKTFGGAIISISHDRKYIREVCDTVYELTEEGLSKTCL
- a CDS encoding ABC transporter permease is translated as MIIMKKNTMIDKEFFYKYRSVYKFLHNKMAMFCIFILLLLIIISICAPILAPYEFDATDLFCMREKPSKAHLLGTDNVGRDILTRLLYGGRASLLVGICAMTIQLILGTLLGTLSGYYGGIIDSILSHIADAIMCLPFFVIALSIIAVLEPGTSKLVVMIGCLMWPNLFRIVRTEVKSMKDNDYIMAAQAMGMSSSEIIRKHILNNIISPILVSATLAVAHGIILESALSFLGMGVQPPISSWGNMLAEARNISTLSKNWWMWIPAGFMVTITVLSINSIGEGLRDALDPKECG
- a CDS encoding ABC transporter permease; this translates as MLYFLKRMGTSIIILLIVSVIIFTLIQLQPGNPFDGMISANTDPEYIERRMEELGYNDPIPEQYIKWIKRVFVGDLGYSLQYKVSVTDLIQSRMKNSLILSGTAFILSTVLSCIVGVYSAYKKNTLFDYIIMGVSFVLFSIPSFFVQLLLIKIFSYDLGLLPPSGIITAGSHYSGWMQCIDIMKHMILPVGALTIIQSAAMMRYVRAYMNDIFHQDFMYVAKSKGLGKTRIIWIHGFRNILVSVITLFAMQFPTLISGGVLTETIFSWPGIGRLSYEAILAKDYPVVMGVTMFIAIMVVGMNLFADILGAIFNPHIKLKNYRG
- a CDS encoding ABC transporter ATP-binding protein, which gives rise to MDVLRIENLSVSFQSIYGQIFAVNDLSFKVRCGECVCIVGESGSGKSVTAKAIMKILDRNAKIDSGNIFYDSMNLTKMKDKEMRRIRGKKIALVHQTPRNALNPSYTIYKQMQELYRLHGDSRKDYRSEIISMLKKVRIPLPEKVIEKYPFELSGGMLQRIVLAMACSQKPDLIIADEPTSALDVSTQAQILLLLKELAKEFNCAILLITHDMGVVAEMADRILVMYCGRKMEERNVDEFFKDPLHPYTQGLLNARPQNFNGRFNVIQGNIPENFMKYEGCEFYERCPNATEYCRISKPTEKKLKNNGYVRCFYAKESEGYAES
- a CDS encoding ABC transporter ATP-binding protein — its product is MQKVNQIIEVRNLKKYFKTNKNSYLKSVDDVSFSISKGEILGLIGESGCGKSTTGKTLLKLYAPTGGSVKYKDKILYDVEQNIWMPKKELATLRKDIQIIFQDPYLSLDPKQCIQKALSEGAIKHEVVDKKEVKEYCEEMLQICGINPNLITRFPHEFSGGQRQRIGIARALAVKPEFIVCDEVTASLDVSVQSQILNLLLDLRDKLNLTYLFISHNISVVQNMCDRIAVMYLGQIVEIANAKEVCKTPMHPYSKFLISSVPKINPWDKKKDIDLMSTLPVSGEIPLGCRFHTRCKYATEKCKKLQPRMIEISKDHYVSCHLYENNKKDED